GAGGCGCTCGACGCGgacgacttcttcttccacaacatgatgatggaggaggagtggTCCGCCGGCTGCCCGATGGCGACGCCCGCACCGGGCATGTGGACACTGCTGGGCGAGTGGCTTCGGAAGCCCGTCGGCGCGATACACTGGGCCGGCACGGAGACGTCGACGAAGCACTACGGTTACATGGAGGGCGCCGTGTTCGCGGGCCAGAGGGCCGCGCGGGAGGTCTTGGAGGAGTTGAAATGGAAGATTTAAGGTGTCTGAAGCCTGTTTTATGGTGAAGGATATCTTGTTGTTATAGTCTGTATTGTTGGTGTCAGGAGTTATCAGTTCGGGAACGGCATATTTCTATTTATTACTTAGTTCTGGCGACGTAACTCATGATAACCTCACGTCTCTAGCCCTGCCCAGCTGAGCGTCAGCGATTCCACGTGTTTTTGATTAGTTTACTGCACAGAGACGGATCCAAAGGCCGAAAATTCCGGTCATCGCGCATTGAATTGAGTCTAGAGAGACAAGGTCACGCAGCCGTCAACGCTGTCCTCCAGGAAAATACTGCCAAAGATGATGCCCTCGTTGATGCCAGACTCGTGGAAACCCGACTTGGTCAGATCCCCGGTGCCGTTGACCGACTTCTTCAGAACGCCAAAGTGATACTGCCCCTGTCCCTGGATGTCGTTCTCGATCGGCTTGCCCTGAGCGACGAGAGGGTCAGACCCCTGGGAGTAGAACACTTGGGTCAAGCTAGGGACAACATCGTCAGCGCAGTCTCAACTAGTCGGCACATGAATCTTTCGCCATATCTTACTTCTTCCCAAAGTCCAGAGTCAGCGCAAAGTTGTGGAAGACGCCCTCGGTGAACTTCGTCTTGAACAGCTCCGGCGAGGGGTTGGTGTTGGAGTTCCCAAATAGGTGCAGCACGTCGGGGTCCGCCGGGTGGATGCCGATGAGGTCGCCATACTTGAGAGCGAACTGGTTCGAGCTGAACAGGGAGCTCTCCAAGAAGACCATCTGATACTCGTGCGTCAGGTTGAGCGGTCGCGCCGGGTCTTTCATCATGCTCCAGTGCAAGGTTTTGATACCGGACGTCGACGGGTCGGTGCCGTTGTTGCTGACGGGCAGCATCTCCGCCCGTCGGAAGCCGGTCTGGACGTTCGTCTCCGTCGGGGCGAAGATGGATCTGTCGTCGATGTTGACCTGGAAGGGCTTATTGGACGGGCCGTCAAGCTGGTGGCGTTGTGAGCAGAGATAGTCAATCGAGCGGTAGTAAGAGACAACTTACAAGGGATGACAGGCCCGCTGGGATGGTAACTACGTCACTGGCCTTGAGCCCCTTTCCGAAGACAAAAGCATTATTGAATGGGCTAGCGGATGTGTCAAAGTCGGCCGGGGTGAAGCCCGAGGGGACTCTCCCGTCAAACTGGATTGGGCATGTGGCAGCGCtgacgacgcccgccgccatcaGAAAGAGCGAACAGGTCGATTTCAAAGGGCGATACATGGTAATGAACGAAAGTAGTGAACGGCGTATGCTTCGACGGAGGGATGTGTTAGTCTGACTGGCTACAGAAGCAGACAGAGAAAGAAGGCTTATCTTTAAGCATACTCATATTCGCCGACTACCATGTGCTATGACTCAAGGCCACACGGCTCATTCAGCTTACAGTATCGCGTAAAACCCATTCAATCCCCTTTCATTGGCCATTACACTAAGGGGAAGCGGTCCGGGGATGGTGTATGATTCACGTTCAGGGTGAGCATCCATCCTTCTGTGGCATAGAGGTGAGTCGGACTCGGTCTCGGGAAGCATTCCGCCCGCCATGCGGCCCTGTAGTCAATAGATACCAGGATCTAGAGATTTCCAACGCAATCTGGCATTTGCTGGGGGGCTCGTTTCCAATATGTCTGAGACGCGATTAAGGTTTTTTGTGTTTAGTTGCCGAAGCTTTATGAACTCCGCCAGACTCGACTCATGTCAGGGGCAGATGGGGCCGGTTCGTCGAAAAGTCCACCGGATCTCCGCCGTGCGATGCTCACGAACACGGCGACTTGCGGAGTTGAAGAGCTGGACCTCTCCAGCAGGCCATAGAAAATTTGTAAAGTTGTGTTCTCGCTAAAGCATACACAGAAAGCCTCTAAGTTCCGGTGTCCAGAGTCGAAACCGATGAAACTACAATAGTGATGGGCTTACAAGAAAGACATCCTGTGCACGAAGAATCTCCCTCGATCAATATCCATGCGAGCAAACATAATAACTAAATTGGTGCAACTGCAAAGCTTTCAGAAGCAACTCTCTGATCATGTGCCGTGTGTCGAAGAAGCACCCGAATATTCATGGATACCTAGCCTTATGTTGTGTGATAGTTCATGGCCACTAGGTGGCCAACGTGTTGAGATTCGAGGCCGATGGATCCTCTCACTTGAGACTTAGCAAAGCAATGAATGATGCTGACAGATTGAAGGTTTCGCTGAGAATGTTCTCCTTGACGACTTCGCTCTCTAGCCGACCCGGAGCAGTTCCAAGCTTTCTCCGGCCCAATGTCTGGAAAATTGAAGGTAGTGTTGACTTTGTACCCAGAAGATTTTGCGAATTTTTCAGTATGAGCTATGATGCTACCCGATAATAACACCTTTACGGCACCTGTGTCATTCAAATTTTCATGTTTCCTGGACCTACGCTGATGCTTGCTTTCTTGACTCCACCGAGATGGATTTGGGTATATAAGGACAACCACATGTGCTACTCTATCCTCTTTTCTGATTCTTTATGTTGTGAGGGTCGGGTTGGCGATTGAGTCATCGTCGACGTAAAAAATTCCCTACTTGCCGATTACTTTTTTGACATTCAATAGGCGTGGTAGGATGGCAGGATGAGAGGATAGGTGATGCTGAGGCTGTCTCAAGAGTCACTTGCCAGCTGCATGGTGTGTATCTATAGCCGACGGCGCGGGGAAACTGAAACCGAAGTATACTGGATGACGCTCCGAGAAGAAGCCAGTCCGTCGCCTAGAGTACACTTTCGGCAGTGATTACATAGGGTTCGCATCAGATTTGCGTCTACAAGTACGGGACTTATACCATGAATAGCCTGTTTTAATGTTGACCCGTGGCTGTAGAGTTTATCATAGGGATGAGATGCATCTTGGGCTCAACGCATGGCCGACCCCAAGCCCAAACCAGGTCAATCATGGTCGCCCACGAACAATATTATCCAAACAGGCTGCCATTGAAACCCCCTATAACAAAATCAAGTTTCATAGATTCTCCGCAAAAGTTTGTAACACATCTCTACACTGCTGCAGACTTAGGAATACAGGGGCATTCAATGACTGGCTTCCAATGGACATCTCGGGTTCAACTCGAATATGTATAGAGAGTAAACCCAGTTGCGTTATGAATACAAGATGCTTCTTCGCCGATGCCAGGGAAAGACGAGTTCAATATCACGCTCCTATTGAGGCTGCTCACAGCAGACTGAGATAGAGTCATCGTCAAAATCTCCATTAGGGGTTCCCGAGTGTTGTAATACATCTTGATAAATATTACAATGATCTCAGTTCTACAAAACCACTCAACGAAAGTAACAATGTGGAGCGAAGATATCAAATATGGATCTTCTGCGGTTTCTTGGAGCTATTATTTATCCTTTTAACTTAACCTGTCATGACACAGGAATGCCCCTTCCCGGTCCGAAACTCGGTCCGACACGTAGATAGCTTCAGGATGGGTATGGGTACACTTTCTTCGCTCTACTTCTTCATTCTACACGGATAGACTCTTGTGGCTCTTTACTCCCATGTATCTTCTTCGTACTACTAGAGCATTCAGTTCTCAAAAACTCCATTCCTACTTAAACTACAAAATCGTTGGCCTAGCAGGTAATACATCTGGAAGAGTAGTCAAGCTGTTGTTATCATAGGTCAATTGATACCATGATCACAGTGAGGCCTTTGAGCAGGGTGAAGGAGCGATACTCTATTTAACAATACTGATGGCCAATGAAAGAAAGGGGCAAAGGTAAAGTGCTCTTTGCGGCAGCGGCCTATAAAAGCAAAGTGAGGCCATTCAGAGCCGGCGCTTGGTGCGCCCGTCAGCAGGGATGCAGTTCATGCATAAGTCGCCGGGCCCGCCTTTTGCGCCCGTATGCCCCGGAGCACAGGAGAACAGATTTGAAATTCTACGAGGCATTTACCATTCTCATTTACTGTTCATTTTGAACACCACGATGCTAGGTCTCATGGTCTTTGTCAACTGTTTGTAACTATCCATTAGTAGGGCATTGGCAAAACAAAggcatggggggggggggggggggggggggggtacTGATCACGGACAGAGATTATACATGTAAGTCTTCAAAACTGGGGACTAGGTTGTCGTTTCCCATACTGGAAATAGAGTGGGCTATTGGTACTAATATACAACTCGGGATTCGTCATTCACGCAAGAGTTCTCCCAGTCCCAAGTGCAACTCAGTCCTTGAGAGCCAAGAACAAATGATGGGCACATCAATGCGATGAGTTTGCATACAGGATAACCCATGTCGGCGATGAACTCTTGCACAGTGCGTCAAATAGTCAAAACCGAACTTCCTAGACCTTGGAACATGAGACCATCAGCGAGGGCCATGATTACGTCAATCCAGAGAGAGATTGCTCCAAGCCCTGAAGTTGAAATGACACCAACGCTCCTGAGTCAATTGCAATTAGTGAACATCTTGCCTGACCGAATTTCCTGGTCGGACGACAACCACTCCTACGTGGTCTTCAAGACacttttattttattttatgTCTTTTTGTAATAATTAGCTGCAAACGATTCAAGGTAAGTTTGTCGCGTCTCGAGACGACCTGGACTGGAGAACAATCGCTACATAGCAGAACTCCGCAACCCTTGAATGGTTTCATCCTGAATCGTAGTCAGTCAAACAAACGACAGAATCCGAGAGGTTCATGAGCCAATGGTCCTTATCTCGTGGTCGGCGAGTCCGGCGGCCATATCCATGCAGAGCTCCCCACTTCACCACGACGATCGACCCTCCCCAACTGTTGTCATGCAGAACTCAAGATCACCACAAGATCCTGGAGTCGTAAATCGGTTACCTTGTTTGCGCGTCAGATATGGCGTGCGACCAATGGGCATCTTGGAAGGAGCACGTGGAGGCTTTTGCGAACTCTTCCCGCCAGTGCCATCCTGGGCTGCGGTCTGAATTACCGAAAACGAAGTTATGAACAATAAATTCTGTTGTTACTGACATGCTTGCTTAATTCACCGAACAatcttccctcccctctctctttcctaATACTCCCTGCACCATGCCAACTCTCCTAGAGTCAGGAGCGGCCCCAGATAAGACACTGGTAGAACAAGACCACCGTTCATCCAGTTGCAAAGTGTTCCCCATGCCTTATCGTTATCGCAGTTGGTGAACTGCTTGTTGGCCATCCTCGACTTGGTGACCGTGTCCTGGTCCGCATAGTTGTACTCGCAGTAACCGTGCGAGGCCAGACACGTCACCCTGGTCTTCCCGTCGAAGCTGGGATCCTTGCCGGCGCAGTCCTCCACCTTGAAGATCTCGCTCAGATTTGCCCAGCCCTTGTCGTGAATCTTGTTCAGGACGTCGACGTAGGTGTTCTTGTACTCCTTGGGGTTGTGTAGCGCGTACGTGTTGCCCGTGTCTGGGTCAACCCAGAATTGGTAGCAGTTGCCGGCAGGGCCGAGTCCGGGGCAGGATATGGCGCCATTGGTCTTGGGGGCGTAGTCCAGTGCGTTCACCCCCGTTGACCGCGCGGAGACGATGCCGTTCGCCTTGAACGCCAACGAGAGGATGTACAGCTGCAGGTCGTGGTACAGCGTCGTGGCTTCAAAGTTGAGGCTGGTCACGGCACGTTGGCTGAAACCGCCGGGCTCGGCTGCGGCTATGAAAAGGGTGCTGTTGCTTTGGAGTTCCTTCAAGGAATCCTGAAGGCTGTCCTGGTACTCGATcacgagctgggcgaggtTGCTGCCGACTTGGCCCAGGGTGACGAAGCGGGCGTTGGATGAGCCAGCTTTCTGGGGCATGAAGAAAGAGCTCATTCCCGTGGTAACAGCCAATCCGGTGGCGATAAGACCCAGAACGGGGTTAACACCAGCCGCTGCAGCAAGCCAGAAGCCACCGGAGATGGATGTCCACAACAGTGTGCTTGGAACCTGCGGGTCGGTAGATGGGGAGACGGTCGCGACGATGTCGTCTATGGTGTCCGAAGCGAGCGAGTGTCCGTTCCAGAGGGCCTCTGAATACTGGTTGAAGAACTGGTAGATGGCGTAAATGTTCCAGAGCGTGTAGAACTGCTGCGGCGAGGAGTACGTGGCCTCGGAGCCCATCGTCTCAAACCCTTCACATGTGTCTCGGCTGAAGGTGTCGCAGGTTCGACCGCCATAGCCGTTGAACGCGAGGAAACACTGCGCGAATCCCAGGTTGTCGCAGTCGGCTCTGGTGCCGTTCTCGGCCAGCCAATTTGTGATGTAGCTCGACACGTTGAGTTGGGCCCAGCACTCTGACTTGAGGCccgttgacgatgacggagaaCAGTCAATCTCACGGACGGCGACTAACGTTTTGGATGAGGAGGCAATGGCTGCAGTGCACATGAGCCCCATCAACAGAGGTGTTCGAACCGCCATGGCGAGTGAATTTAGCCAACCGTCCAAAGAGAAACGTGGTGACAGAAGAGCGGAAAGTTGCAAGGATGAAGAAGCTTTGACTTGAAGCTTGATTGCTCTCGCCTTTCTGTTTTCAGGTTGGACTGCCTGGTGATATAACACCATTCCCCCATCATCTACATCTCTCAAAACGTCATTAGATGACTTTATTACAATCTCTATCTTGATCATAGCAATAGATTGCTTTGACTCGAGCAGTCAAGATGCCCCGCCGTGTAGATCCCCCCTACTCTTAAGTGTTTGGTGGCTGatcgacatcgccaacaCGTTTTTCATATAGACGTGGCAGTCCTAAGGTTTGTTCTGTAATTGCCTAGACCACCCATTCCCTGACACAAGTATGGGGCCGGGCAAGGTTGCTGACTTGaggcaccaccaccgacaTTCCGGCAGCACCGAACAAGACCTCAGCCACGGAATCGACAGAGATAAGAGCAATTGAAAATTTGTTCCCGTCACGGCATTCATGATCAGAGGACACTCTCAAATTCTGATCGACAGCTTTTTGGAGATCCTGCGGCCCGTCGAAAGTCTCGCGACAAAAGATCCCCTTCGTGTTGACTCGACTTAGATTGTTCATCTTTACGGGGCCCGTCCCTGCAAGAGTCCGAGCATCGATTTACTCTGTAGTTCGATCGTATAGAAGGTTGCCGTGTTTTGTGTGCTGCAAGGTCACGCGTTGATAGAGTCAACAAGCGTTAATCGCGCAATTCCCAGTTTCTACCAATCCACACTGTTCGGCTGCCAGTTTTCAGGTGAGATGACCAGGCATGGGATACATTGTTGTGATCATGTCGCAAAAGCTCACCCACAGTTGATGTGCGGCTTGTATAGAGAGAGGGTTGTTGAATGTTACACCCATCACGACAAATGTTAAAACCAATGGCATTCAAGTAGGGTATAGACGCTATTCGTTTTCTTACAATGATGGCAGAacgagaaagaaaaaaaaaggctaCGAGGAAGTCTTTCATCGAGTGGTGTGATATCCGAGGGACCGGCCtccccgtcgtcttctccgtcttcagCCAAGCTCCAGAGGTTGACTGATTCATGATCCGCGGGACCAGACAATCCGTGTATTATGTAGCGGGGTTAGCATGTGTAGGCTTCATTTCCATCGCAGGTTGCTTTTGGTAACCTTGGACGACCGGACTCGTTTTCTGACGAGCAAGCACTTCTCTTTCGTGTTGGACAAGTGCTGAGGAGAAACACCAGTAAGAGGCACAGCAGTCTCTTGCGTCGCTTCCCTTGATACCGTAGCGCTGGCGGATCTGGAAACGCTCGCGCATGACAATCCTGCGTTGCGTCGCAATCATCAGCCAAGTTCATCGTCACCGTCTCGCAACACTACAATGAGAAATGACGTACATCCAGCCAAACCCAGTAAGATAGGTCACGCCCATCATCACTATACAGTCGCTGTTTACGTGACTATATCCTTCCATGGACGGGTCCTCGATACGGTGGGACGTCTGGCCAAACACTTTGGAGGACCGTTAGATCCGAAACTTCGAATCCGATTGGAGACATACGAAGACAAGGTAGAAAGGTGCCTAGAAGGCATAATTCGCACGAGGCGCAACATCCACACAAACCATGATGCCACCTATCTCTGTGGGCATCCTGGCCTTCGACATCTGCATTGAGAGTGGTTTGGGTTTGGGCTCCTTGGGCGGCACCGTTTTGTTGAAGACGCGATGGAGACATTGATGCGAGGGGCAATGCGTGGTCGATTCGATTCAGGAAAGGAGGTCGACTTTTTAACCCACTTTGAAAGTTAAGGCTCAGTGTGGCTTGAACTTTGTGGGCGCCTAAGGGCGTTTTGTGTCACAAACTTGATGGCAGTTCCTGGAAGATTGGGTGTCGAGGGCACGGGGGCCGAGAGTAACGAAAGTGGCAACTCAATGTCAACAAACCATGTCCGCGCGGCCCGATGATGTCAGGGTCAGTGTTCTGTCCTTGACTCCCGAGAAGCACGGAAACTCTGTACGGATGCCAAGAATGCTTATGTCAGGAGCCAAGGCGGCGTGATATTGACCGGCCGGCTATCTCTTCCGAGTCTTCTTCTATGGAAGTCTTGGCTAACACGGGCCTTTGTTACCTTTGGCTCCTCTGGCTCGCAACGTGAGTGGAGTCCTCGTCCCAATTGAGATTGAATCGTGCGATCCTTGAACGTCTCACACGGACGCAAAAACAACTGTGCACTCGGTCACGAGCGACAGCACAACTAGAAGCGAGCGACATCCTGTTGGTGGGTAGAGAATAGCAACATTGCTGGGTGAAGCCAACTTCAGCCAAGTGCTCGACTTGTGGGTATAGTGAAAGGAACATGCCGGAGATAGTATTCTGTCTAAGATCAAGTGCAAGCAAGAGCTATTGTTGGTCATTATTTGAAGCAGAGGGATCACACGGCTATGGTCTTGATGCCATCGTATCAACTGACACAAATGGCCATTAACTTGACCGATATTCGTATCCGAGAATCCCACAAGTCGTCCAACTCCTGTCCTATCATCTAGGTGGCTAACAGTGCTAGCTTCAGACGTATCTAACCAAGCACCCTGGTCTCAAGGCGAGAAGTGTCACCAGCCGATGGGTCAATAAATATGTCTGGATCTACAACTTACATGATCATTGGAAGAAGTCACTGTGCAAGAAAATCATATCTCATTACGCTCTATAAAATAAAACAGACCTAACGGAAATAACGATACACGCATTCCTCGTGTTAAACTTTGGAAATCGTCGACAATTCTTAGCTCTCCCCGCAATCGTTTCTTTGCTGTTGAGGACTGGGTACCGCATTTAGTCCTGACGTTGGCGAACGGGACGAGGGAACGGCTTTCCAGGCCAGCTGCAAATCTTCGATGTAGACTTCGGCAAAACCAAACCCTCTGCTTTTGACCGTGTCCAACAGCGATATGACGCGGAGTCTGTCGAGAGAGTGCCGCATCTCCAGGCCAATGACCAAAAGCTGGTCGATGTATATGaaggcctcgacgcccgcaTGCGGCATTCTTTTCTCGAGGTGTTCCAAATTGGAGTGGGCATATTCCAGGATGTCCGATTCGTGGAGGGCCTGCTTGGAAACCGAGGCGTTTTGCCATAGAGGGTGGGCAAACAACCGAAGGGTGGATATCTTGAAGTTGAGACTGGTAGACATAAACATGTCGTAGGAAGTGTCGTAGATACTCTTGATCTCCTTCACGGCATCTTCAAGCTCCTGAAGAGACTCGAGCAGTTCCGACGCCTGCTGTATAATTTTCTGTCCGACGGCAAGATGATTTGCGTAAGATGGCTCAGCGTCGTTTCTGGATCCTGGCACGGCTCCGTACTCACTTTCTCGGTTTAGCCACGTGCTAGATCTAATTGGTTGAGTGAGCAATACGAGACGGATACTTTTTAGAGTGAACCAGCCTTACTGCGCGTTGATGTCTGTGAAGGCAGCAAGAAACGTACAGTGGCATTAGAACAGCAACGCCACGTGCGCGTCAACTGCCGCCACCTCGCTCTTCAGCTTCTTGAAATCTACCAGCGTCTTGTTCCATTGGGCTTCCGTAAACACGCTGCTGGAGTCGCGCATAAGGCAGCCCAGCCCTTCAAGGACCCggaagagcagcagcaaggaCTTGTCAACCCGTGTCGAGAACCCGCGGGCCCCGCGAGGTTGCACAACGAGACGAGCAACCTGGTCGAGCACTCCCAAGGCCCTTAGGATGGTCTCGGGTCCCCGACTGCTCATCATCTGTGTCGAGGTTAGCCAGGAATAGACCAGCTCTCGGACTGTTCCGGTACGTGCCTGCAGCAgacagaagaagacggcaaGGTGCAGCAGGGACTTGTCCAGGTGCGGGCTGGGTTGTTGAAGACGCTTCTGGATGGTGTCATGGATCTCGCGCTGCTCTACCTCCATGATGAGTACGCCGCTCTTCTGGACGGCAGCTAGCTGCAAGCCTCTGGAGGCATACACATTGGCGATACAGGAGAGGACTGTCCGGATACCACTGTCTTCTTCGGACCAACGGAGGAGTTCGGGGGCCGAAAACAGATCGGTAATTGGTGAAGGAGTGTCCCCAACGAACTGCTGGACCAGAGCTAGACTTCCTGGAACAACTGTCGTGGATATGAATGGTCCCTCTGGTGCATCGATGACGGCGGAGGTCGGCCCGTCTTGAGTGATGGTTCCGGGCTCGGTTACCTTCCGAGAAGCTTGACTCCGACATACCGTCAGCCGGTGTTTACAGGCAACGCATGGTCGACCACCTTCACACTATTGATCAAATTCGCATCAGCACGCCGGCTCGAAGCCCAaacggaggggggggtgtAAGTCTGGCTGCGACCTGCCTTGGTCCGACGTATACGGCACTGCTCACACCGACGTAGCCGGAGTCGCTTATCCAAAGGCCCGATACTTGGGGCTTTTTGTTGCCCACACGGTGATGGTCTCATGATGACGAGACTGGACTGAGTGAAGAGAGGGGTGGTTTCCTCGTAGTGAGATCGTTGCGACGGCGGTAGATGCCCGAGACGAGTGCCGGGTTCCGTCCACATTACGGTCAAGATTGGAAGTCTCCTCGGCAGTGTTATTGTAGTCTTGTAAGAACCAGTAATCAGTATCTCGTTGACGCGTCGCTCGCAACTACTCAGTGGGAATAGGGGCAGGGTGCGGACCAAGCTGCCGGTAGAGCAAAGCTTAACTGCCCGCAGGCACCGAAGAGACGGAATGGTCTAACTTCTTCCGGTAGTCATTGCGCGATCCCTGCAACAACCTGCCCTACCGTTCGGCGACTCCCGCAGCTCGTTCGGGCAGTTATAGGTTAGTCTTGCTTCAGACTTTGAGTATAATGATGGGACGCGCTTGTTTACAAGGTAGAGGTCTGTGCCAGAAAGGCCATGGCCTCTCCAAGATCCATGCCGCTCTGGTATGATGGAAGTTTAATTCTGCGAGTGATCAACAAGACTTTGTCCTTGGACAATATGTATCATCCCTGGTGTTGGCATCTGAAATCCACGGAGCATCATGTGTGAGAGGCTTGAGCCAGTCACTAACCAATGCCGAAATGTGCTGCGTATCTCTGCAGCTGGATGCTTGATGGTCATCTTGGGACTCCCTTGAGTTGATTGAAGCCATCTCGAGTACGCATACACGTAAGACGGGCCGACTTCAGATAGGGTTCAAGACAAGCCAGGATCAGGATGCAAGACAACGTAGAGACTGAAGCTAACGAGAACTCATGATTCAGGTGTGTAAGAATTAAACAAAGGTTGCTGACGCCAGCAATCATACTCTATATACAGAAATACAAGGCCCGGGCACAAGTAGATGACAAGTACAAATCCCTATCCCCAGTCTACCTGACTCGACAGACAAGTCGCCGCCTCTCAGGCGCTCCTCACAATCAGGTCGGCCGCtctctcggcgacggcgtacAGGGTGCTGACAAGGTGCCCGCAGACCTGGAACGGCAGGACCGAGGCATCAACCACGCGGACGTTGGAGGTGCCGTAGACCTTCAggttggcgtcgacgacgccgcccttctcgcgGGACATCATCGCAGCGGTGCCGACGGGGTGGAAGTTGGAGCGGTAGTTGCCCTTGATGTAGCCCTCCCAGCCCTCGACATCGGCGTCCTCGGAGACGACGTCCGCGCCGGGACGGGTCTCGGTcccggcgagggcggagaaCGGGGCCGTGCCGTACAGCTTGCGGATGAACTTGGCGATCTGGACCTGCTCAAGCAGGTCCCAGTCGAGAAGGAAGTAGTTGGGgttgatgacggcgttggaGGTGGACGCCTCGCCGATGTGGACGCTGCCGCGGGCGAAGGGCAGGAGACCCCAGTACTCGCTGCTCCAggtgccctcggcggcgttgacgaggacctcggcgacggggatGCGGGACTCGAAGATGAGGGACCACTGCATCTGGAAGAACTCGAgcaggtcggcggcgcgggtgACGTTGCCGTTGACGGAGGCGACGGTGGCAGCGTAGGCGGGGAGGGCCTCCTTGATCTGGGCGGCGACCgcctcgacatcgtcgtcgtcaaagaTGTGGGCGACGGAGGGGTAGGCGACGGTGGTGAGGGCACCGTCGACGGTGAAGTTCTTCATGTCGAACGAGAGACCGTTGTTCATCTGGTCCTGGAGGTTCTCACCCACAGTGgggaggtcgacgacggtctgGATGCCGTGCTGCCGGAGGACGGAG
This genomic interval from Colletotrichum higginsianum IMI 349063 chromosome 9, whole genome shotgun sequence contains the following:
- a CDS encoding PLAC8 family protein, yielding MSPSRLQQNGAAQGAQTQTTLNADVEGQDAHRDRWHHGLCGCCASCELCLLGTFLPCLLFGQTSHRIEDPSMEGYSHVNSDCIVMMGVTYLTGFGWMYVISHCSVARR